Proteins encoded together in one Neisseria lactamica window:
- a CDS encoding Glu/Leu/Phe/Val family dehydrogenase: MSDAVAKETLNPFEIARKQVKTACDRLKTDPAVYEILKSPTRVLEVNFPVKLDDGTVKTFTGYRSQHNNAVGPYKGGVRFHPGVNLDEVKALSIWMTIKCCVAGIPYGGGKGGVTLDPRDYSEAELERIARAYSEAISPLIGEKIDIPAPDVNTNGKIMSWMVDAYENVVKHSAPGVFTGKPVEFGGSLARTEATGYGVNLAAVQALEKLGKDVKGATYAIQGFGNVGYHTGYYAHQSGAKVVAVSTVDVAIYNENGLDMEALFKEFQEKGFITNEAGYGKEITNAELLALDVDVLAPCVLENQLTSENAGKVRAKIVVEGANGPTTPEADVILRQNGVLVVPDILANCGGVVVSYFEWVQNLQGYYWEFDEVQEKETVVLRRAFRDIWNLAQEYDVDLRTASYMMSIRRVEKAMKLRGWY, encoded by the coding sequence ATGTCTGATGCCGTTGCAAAAGAAACCCTCAATCCGTTTGAAATCGCGCGAAAACAGGTCAAAACTGCCTGCGACCGGCTGAAAACCGATCCGGCCGTTTATGAAATCCTGAAGAGTCCGACCCGCGTGTTGGAAGTCAATTTCCCCGTCAAACTCGACGACGGCACGGTCAAAACCTTCACGGGCTACCGTTCGCAACACAACAACGCCGTCGGCCCCTACAAAGGCGGCGTGCGCTTCCATCCCGGTGTGAATCTGGACGAAGTCAAAGCCCTGTCGATTTGGATGACTATCAAATGCTGCGTGGCCGGCATTCCTTACGGCGGCGGCAAAGGCGGCGTTACCTTGGATCCGCGCGATTATTCCGAAGCGGAATTGGAACGTATCGCACGCGCTTATTCCGAAGCCATTTCTCCGCTGATTGGCGAGAAAATCGACATTCCTGCACCTGATGTGAACACCAACGGCAAAATCATGTCTTGGATGGTTGATGCCTATGAAAACGTGGTAAAACATTCCGCACCGGGCGTATTTACCGGTAAACCGGTTGAGTTCGGCGGCTCTTTGGCGCGTACCGAGGCTACCGGTTACGGCGTGAACCTCGCCGCCGTCCAAGCCTTGGAAAAACTGGGCAAAGACGTGAAGGGTGCCACTTACGCCATCCAAGGCTTCGGTAATGTCGGTTACCACACAGGTTATTACGCGCATCAATCCGGCGCGAAAGTTGTTGCGGTTTCTACTGTCGATGTTGCCATTTACAACGAAAACGGCTTGGATATGGAAGCTTTGTTTAAAGAGTTCCAAGAAAAAGGCTTCATCACCAACGAAGCCGGTTACGGCAAGGAAATTACCAACGCCGAACTTTTGGCTTTGGATGTGGACGTACTCGCCCCTTGCGTGCTGGAAAATCAACTGACTTCCGAAAACGCCGGTAAAGTCCGCGCGAAAATCGTGGTTGAAGGTGCAAACGGCCCGACTACGCCCGAAGCCGACGTTATCCTGCGTCAAAACGGCGTATTGGTCGTGCCCGATATTTTGGCGAACTGCGGCGGCGTGGTCGTTTCCTATTTCGAGTGGGTGCAAAACCTGCAAGGCTATTATTGGGAGTTTGACGAAGTTCAGGAAAAAGAAACCGTCGTCCTGCGCCGTGCGTTCCGCGATATTTGGAACTTGGCGCAAGAGTATGATGTCGATTTGCGAACCGCGTCTTATATGATGAGTATCCGCCGTGTTGAAAAAGCGATGAAGCTGCGCGGCTGGTATTGA
- a CDS encoding phosphoglycolate phosphatase: MNAAIEHVQTVAFDLDGTLCDSVPDLAAAAEAMLEQLGMKPLPAKVVESYVGDGIGKLVHRVLTNDRDREADSELWEKGFVSYMKYYRDHLSVFTRPYPETAAGLALLKSLGIPLAVITNKNEILAAELLKQLGLADYFSLILGGDSLPEKKPSPLPLRHAAEVLGIDVANMVMVGDSRNDIIAAKAAGCLSVGVTFGYGDMTLLSQDDATRPDWIIGSLPEIYENLQPQKNKEE, from the coding sequence ATGAATGCAGCCATCGAACACGTCCAAACCGTTGCCTTCGATTTGGACGGCACACTGTGCGATTCCGTCCCCGACCTTGCCGCCGCCGCAGAAGCGATGTTGGAACAACTCGGTATGAAACCGCTGCCCGCCAAAGTGGTCGAAAGCTATGTGGGCGACGGCATCGGCAAACTGGTTCACCGCGTCCTCACCAACGACCGCGACCGCGAAGCCGATTCCGAACTGTGGGAAAAAGGTTTCGTATCCTATATGAAATACTACCGCGACCATTTGAGCGTCTTTACCCGCCCCTATCCCGAAACCGCAGCCGGGCTGGCATTGCTCAAATCTTTGGGCATCCCGCTGGCAGTCATTACCAACAAAAACGAAATCCTTGCCGCCGAGCTTCTAAAACAACTGGGACTCGCCGACTACTTCAGCCTGATACTCGGCGGCGACAGCCTGCCCGAAAAAAAACCCAGCCCGCTGCCGCTGCGGCACGCCGCCGAAGTTTTGGGTATCGATGTTGCCAATATGGTTATGGTCGGCGACTCGCGCAACGACATCATCGCCGCCAAAGCCGCCGGCTGCCTGAGTGTCGGCGTTACCTTCGGTTACGGCGATATGACGCTGCTCTCGCAAGACGATGCGACCCGTCCCGACTGGATTATCGGCTCGCTACCCGAAATTTACGAAAACCTGCAACCGCAGAAAAATAAAGAAGAGTAG
- the recX gene encoding recombination regulator RecX has product MKPQKSLRARAMDILSRQEVSRLGLKRKLAPHAESEEELENVLNEFAERNWQSDLRYAEAYIRSKSRKHGSLRLKQALAQQGIDEETSRNLLPNRSSEKQAAIAVLRKKFKQPAADLKEKQKQARFLAYRGFDADTVQTALKHAWDENWEDGY; this is encoded by the coding sequence ATGAAACCCCAAAAATCACTCCGCGCCCGCGCGATGGACATCCTCTCGCGCCAAGAAGTCAGCCGCCTCGGTCTGAAGCGCAAACTTGCACCGCACGCCGAAAGCGAAGAGGAGTTGGAAAATGTGTTAAACGAATTTGCCGAACGCAACTGGCAGTCGGATTTGCGCTACGCCGAAGCCTATATCCGCAGCAAAAGCCGAAAACACGGCTCCCTGCGCCTGAAACAAGCCCTGGCTCAACAGGGCATAGATGAAGAAACCAGCCGCAACCTGCTTCCCAACCGCTCAAGCGAAAAACAGGCCGCCATAGCCGTGTTGCGTAAAAAGTTCAAACAGCCCGCCGCCGACCTTAAAGAAAAACAAAAACAGGCGCGTTTCCTCGCCTATCGCGGATTCGATGCCGATACCGTTCAGACGGCATTGAAACACGCTTGGGACGAAAATTGGGAAGACGGCTACTGA
- a CDS encoding acyl-CoA thioesterase: MTQQRQLPSHELIMSELMMPDTANFSGNVHGGELLLLLDQVAYSCASRYSGNYCVTLSVDKVLFKEPIHIGDLVTFYAAVNYTGRTSMEIGIRVEAQNIRTGEIRHTNSCYFTMVAVKDGKPVPVPPLEILTDRQRCRYEKAKKRRDISLQASGDVSCGC; encoded by the coding sequence ATGACACAACAACGCCAACTGCCTTCGCACGAACTCATTATGTCCGAACTGATGATGCCGGACACCGCCAATTTCAGCGGCAACGTACACGGCGGCGAACTCCTGCTCCTGCTCGACCAAGTCGCCTATTCCTGCGCCAGCCGTTACAGCGGCAATTATTGCGTTACCCTGTCGGTTGACAAAGTCCTGTTTAAAGAACCCATCCACATCGGCGATTTGGTTACCTTTTACGCCGCTGTCAACTATACAGGACGCACCTCGATGGAAATCGGCATCCGTGTTGAAGCACAAAACATCCGCACCGGCGAAATCCGCCATACCAACAGCTGCTACTTCACGATGGTTGCGGTCAAAGACGGCAAACCCGTCCCCGTTCCCCCGCTGGAAATCCTGACCGACCGCCAACGCTGCCGCTACGAAAAAGCCAAAAAACGCAGAGACATCAGCCTGCAAGCCTCCGGAGACGTGTCCTGCGGCTGCTGA
- a CDS encoding peptidoglycan DD-metalloendopeptidase family protein, with amino-acid sequence MLKQTTLLAACTAVAALLGGCATQQPAPVIAGNSGMQDAPSSAVYNNPYGATPYNAAPAANDASYVPPVQTAPVYTPPAYVPPPAPAVSGTYVPSYAPVDINAATHTVVRGDTVYNISKRYHISQDDFRAWNGMADNTLSIGQIVKVKPAGYAAPKTAAVESRPAAPVPVPTPVKPAAQPPVQSAPQPAAPVVENKAVPAPAPAPQSPTVSSSGTRTVAGIVWQRPTTGKVIADFGGGNKGVDIAGNAGQPVLAAADGKVVYAGSGLRGYGNLVIIQHNSSFLTAYGHNQKLLVGEGQQVKRGQQVALMGNTDASRTQLHFEVRQNGKPVNPNSYIAF; translated from the coding sequence ATGTTGAAACAAACGACACTTTTGGCAGCTTGTACCGCCGTTGCCGCTCTGTTGGGCGGTTGCGCCACCCAACAGCCTGCTCCTGTCATTGCAGGCAATTCAGGTATGCAGGACGCGCCGTCTTCGGCAGTTTACAACAACCCCTATGGCGCAACGCCGTACAATGCCGCTCCTGCCGCCAACGATGCGTCGTATGTGCCGCCCGTGCAAACTGCGCCGGTTTACACGCCTCCTGCTTATGTTCCGCCGCCTGCACCTGCCGTTTCGGGTACATATGTTCCTTCTTACGCGCCCGTCGACATCAATGCGGCGACGCATACCGTTGTGCGCGGCGACACGGTGTACAACATTTCCAAACGCTACCATATCTCTCAAGACGATTTCCGTGCGTGGAACGGTATGGCCGATAATACGTTGAGCATCGGTCAGATCGTGAAGGTCAAGCCGGCAGGATATGCCGCACCGAAAACCGCAGCCGTAGAAAGCAGGCCTGCCGCGCCGGTACCCGTACCAACCCCTGTGAAACCCGCCGCGCAACCGCCCGTGCAGTCCGCGCCGCAACCTGCCGCGCCCGTTGTAGAAAATAAAGCGGTTCCTGCCCCCGCGCCTGCCCCGCAATCTCCTACCGTTTCGTCATCCGGCACGCGTACGGTTGCCGGCATTGTTTGGCAGCGTCCGACGACGGGCAAAGTGATTGCCGATTTCGGCGGCGGCAACAAGGGTGTCGATATTGCGGGAAATGCGGGACAACCCGTTTTGGCGGCGGCTGACGGCAAAGTGGTTTATGCCGGCTCCGGTTTGAGGGGGTATGGCAACCTGGTCATCATCCAGCATAATTCTTCCTTCCTGACCGCATACGGGCACAACCAAAAATTGCTGGTCGGCGAGGGCCAGCAGGTCAAACGCGGGCAGCAGGTCGCTTTGATGGGCAATACCGATGCTTCCAGAACGCAGCTTCATTTCGAGGTGCGGCAAAACGGCAAACCGGTTAACCCGAACAGCTATATCGCGTTTTGA
- the surE gene encoding 5'/3'-nucleotidase SurE: MNVLISNDDGYLSEGIAVLARVTAEFANVRVVAPERDRSGVSNSLTLERPLQLKQAQNGFYYVNGTPTDCIHIGQSVFSDFQADFVFSGINRGANMGDDTLYSGTVAAATEAYLMGIPAVAFSLNDASGRYWATAEKALWTLLAHFFKTPPQSPILWNINIPAVAQEDVRGIKIARLGRRHHGQNVIPARNPRGEQIYWIGPVGEVSDREEGTDFGECGAGFITVTPLQIDLTAYPDMAETAAFWHTD; encoded by the coding sequence ATGAATGTTTTGATTTCCAACGACGACGGCTACCTCTCCGAAGGCATCGCCGTTTTGGCGCGCGTTACGGCGGAATTTGCCAACGTCAGGGTGGTTGCGCCCGAACGCGACAGGAGCGGGGTCAGCAATTCGCTGACGCTGGAACGCCCTTTGCAGTTGAAACAGGCGCAAAACGGGTTCTACTATGTCAACGGCACGCCGACCGACTGTATCCACATCGGGCAGTCTGTATTTTCGGATTTTCAGGCCGATTTTGTCTTTTCGGGCATTAACCGGGGCGCGAATATGGGGGACGACACGCTTTATTCGGGGACGGTTGCGGCGGCAACCGAAGCCTACCTTATGGGCATACCCGCCGTGGCGTTTTCCTTAAACGACGCTTCCGGACGCTATTGGGCAACCGCAGAAAAGGCACTGTGGACATTGTTGGCGCATTTTTTCAAAACCCCCCCGCAGTCCCCCATTTTGTGGAACATCAATATCCCCGCCGTCGCGCAGGAAGATGTGCGGGGCATTAAAATCGCCCGTTTGGGCAGGAGGCATCACGGTCAGAACGTCATTCCGGCGCGCAATCCGCGCGGCGAACAGATTTATTGGATAGGGCCGGTCGGCGAAGTTTCCGATCGGGAAGAGGGGACGGATTTCGGTGAATGCGGAGCAGGTTTCATTACCGTAACGCCGCTGCAAATCGACCTGACCGCCTATCCGGACATGGCGGAAACGGCGGCGTTCTGGCATACGGACTGA
- a CDS encoding TerC family protein, whose amino-acid sequence MDFSWLAEPHTWIGFATLLVLEVVLGIDNLVFVAILANKVQPARRDRARITGLGLAVVIRIIMLAFMAHIITLTEPLFQIGGLAVSGKDMIMLAGGIFLLYKATTELHERLEGHNRFTVADSRKKHAPFWGVVAQILILDAVFSIDSVITAVAMVDHIVVAMGAVVVAMAVMISASKLLTEFVDRHPTVVMLCLGFLLMIGFSLIAEAFHFHIPKGYLYAAIGFSILIELFNQISQRNSRKNDYIGSSWRKRTAENVLGMMGIRESVLADAGGESGDDAHFEENEKSMIRSVLTLAERPIMGVMIPRRDIERLDISQSREEQYAQLQNTPYSRLLVVGKAGVDEPLGYINKKDLLAQLLETGGLDIQTALRQPLVLPDSTTALGAIELFRQSSADYALVVDEFGAVLGMVTMKDLLEAIAGDFPEEFEREEEPAVQGNPDESLTVEGALEYVELASQLNLPQQEEDTDFHTVAGLIMEELQTIPDVGDFADFHGWRFEVLEKEGQRIERVRITRLSEE is encoded by the coding sequence ATGGATTTCAGTTGGTTGGCAGAACCGCATACTTGGATAGGTTTTGCCACGCTTTTGGTGTTGGAAGTCGTATTGGGGATAGACAACCTTGTCTTTGTGGCGATTTTGGCAAACAAGGTCCAGCCCGCACGGCGCGACCGCGCACGGATTACCGGGCTGGGGCTGGCAGTCGTCATCCGCATCATTATGCTTGCCTTTATGGCGCACATCATCACGCTGACCGAGCCGCTGTTCCAAATCGGCGGCCTCGCCGTTTCTGGCAAGGACATGATTATGCTTGCGGGCGGTATTTTCCTGCTGTACAAAGCCACCACCGAACTGCATGAACGCCTTGAAGGGCATAACCGTTTTACCGTTGCCGACAGCCGGAAAAAACACGCGCCGTTTTGGGGCGTGGTCGCGCAAATCCTGATACTGGATGCCGTGTTTTCCATCGATTCGGTCATCACCGCCGTGGCGATGGTCGATCACATCGTCGTCGCGATGGGCGCGGTCGTCGTGGCAATGGCAGTGATGATTTCCGCCAGCAAACTCTTGACCGAATTTGTCGACAGGCATCCCACCGTCGTGATGCTCTGCCTTGGTTTTTTGTTGATGATCGGTTTCAGCCTGATTGCCGAAGCCTTCCATTTCCATATTCCCAAAGGCTACCTCTACGCCGCCATCGGCTTCTCGATTTTAATTGAACTGTTTAACCAGATTTCCCAGCGCAACAGCCGCAAAAACGACTACATCGGCAGCTCGTGGCGCAAGCGCACCGCCGAAAACGTCTTGGGTATGATGGGCATACGCGAAAGCGTGCTTGCCGACGCGGGCGGCGAATCCGGGGACGACGCGCATTTTGAAGAAAACGAAAAATCGATGATACGCAGCGTATTGACGCTTGCCGAGCGTCCGATTATGGGGGTGATGATCCCCCGCCGCGACATCGAACGGCTGGACATTTCGCAAAGCCGTGAAGAACAGTATGCCCAACTGCAAAACACGCCTTACAGCCGCCTGCTCGTTGTCGGAAAGGCGGGCGTGGACGAACCTTTGGGCTACATCAACAAGAAAGACCTGCTCGCCCAACTGCTGGAAACAGGCGGTCTCGACATTCAGACGGCATTGCGCCAGCCGCTCGTTTTGCCCGATAGTACCACCGCGCTGGGGGCAATCGAGCTCTTCCGCCAAAGCAGCGCGGATTACGCTTTGGTGGTGGACGAGTTCGGCGCGGTGTTGGGTATGGTAACGATGAAAGACCTGTTGGAAGCCATTGCCGGCGACTTTCCCGAAGAATTCGAGCGCGAAGAAGAACCCGCCGTTCAGGGGAATCCCGATGAAAGCCTGACGGTGGAAGGCGCGTTGGAATATGTGGAGCTGGCATCCCAACTCAATCTGCCGCAACAGGAGGAAGATACCGATTTCCATACCGTTGCCGGGCTGATTATGGAAGAATTGCAAACCATCCCCGATGTCGGCGATTTTGCCGATTTTCACGGTTGGCGGTTTGAAGTGCTCGAAAAAGAAGGGCAGCGCATCGAACGGGTCAGGATTACCAGACTGTCCGAAGAATAA
- a CDS encoding NAD-dependent succinate-semialdehyde dehydrogenase yields MNEYSQLIKHPDISLSPISDSIGIGNPATGEILAYVRKTDSDKLKNLIQKAAAAQKLWAAKTALERADILWRWYFLVKENKEALARLMTMEQGKSLTESRGEIDYAASFVRWFAEEARRIDGDVLTSVKASQKLVVLKQPVGVTAAITPWNFPSAMIARKAAPALAVGCAMIVKPASLTPLSAYALASLAYEAGVPQDLLPVVSGSASEIGREFATNPIIRKISFTGSTEVGAKIFADSAADIKKLSLELGGNAPFIVFDDADLDKAVEGALASKFRNSGQTCVCTNRVYAQAGIYDEFCRKLSEKAAALKLGNGLEDGVNQGPLIEEKAVEKVEQHIADALAKGAVCLTGGKRSALGGTFFEPTVLSGVTAQMAVAREETFGPLCPVFRFETETEVIAAANDTEYGLAAYLFTADTARQWRVGEALEYGMVGINTGLISNEAAPFGGVKRSGLGREGSKYGADEYLELKYLCIDVG; encoded by the coding sequence ATGAACGAATATTCCCAATTAATCAAGCATCCCGATATTTCCCTTTCCCCGATTTCAGACAGCATCGGGATCGGCAATCCGGCGACGGGTGAAATTTTGGCGTATGTCCGCAAGACGGATTCGGACAAGCTGAAAAACCTGATTCAAAAAGCAGCTGCGGCACAAAAATTATGGGCGGCGAAAACCGCTTTGGAACGCGCCGACATATTGTGGCGTTGGTATTTTTTAGTTAAAGAAAACAAGGAAGCACTGGCGCGCCTGATGACGATGGAACAGGGCAAAAGCCTGACCGAGTCGCGCGGTGAAATTGATTATGCGGCTTCGTTTGTGCGCTGGTTTGCCGAAGAAGCGCGGCGGATTGACGGCGATGTGCTGACAAGCGTGAAAGCGTCGCAAAAACTGGTCGTGTTGAAACAGCCCGTCGGCGTTACCGCCGCGATTACGCCGTGGAACTTCCCGTCCGCAATGATTGCGCGCAAGGCTGCTCCTGCTTTGGCGGTTGGCTGCGCGATGATAGTCAAACCAGCATCGCTCACACCTTTGAGTGCGTATGCGTTGGCTTCGTTGGCTTACGAAGCGGGCGTGCCGCAGGATTTGCTGCCTGTTGTCAGCGGCAGTGCTTCGGAAATCGGCCGTGAATTTGCCACAAATCCGATTATCCGCAAAATCAGTTTTACCGGTTCGACCGAAGTCGGCGCGAAAATTTTTGCCGACAGCGCGGCGGACATTAAAAAACTCAGTTTGGAACTGGGCGGCAACGCGCCGTTTATCGTGTTTGACGATGCCGATTTGGACAAAGCCGTCGAAGGCGCGCTGGCCAGCAAGTTCCGTAACAGCGGTCAGACCTGCGTCTGCACCAACCGCGTTTACGCCCAAGCCGGCATTTACGACGAATTTTGCCGCAAATTAAGTGAAAAAGCAGCCGCGCTCAAATTGGGCAACGGCTTGGAAGATGGCGTAAACCAAGGGCCGCTGATTGAGGAAAAAGCGGTGGAAAAAGTCGAGCAGCACATCGCCGACGCGCTTGCTAAAGGCGCGGTCTGTCTGACCGGCGGCAAACGCAGCGCGTTGGGCGGAACGTTTTTCGAACCGACTGTTTTAAGCGGCGTTACGGCACAAATGGCGGTGGCGCGTGAGGAAACCTTCGGGCCTTTGTGCCCCGTGTTCCGTTTTGAAACCGAAACCGAAGTCATCGCGGCTGCCAACGATACGGAATACGGTTTGGCTGCCTACCTTTTCACTGCTGATACCGCCCGCCAATGGCGCGTCGGCGAAGCATTGGAATACGGTATGGTCGGCATCAATACGGGCTTAATCAGCAATGAGGCGGCACCGTTCGGCGGCGTGAAACGCAGCGGTTTGGGACGTGAAGGCAGCAAATACGGTGCGGACGAATATCTGGAATTGAAATATCTGTGCATTGATGTCGGGTGA
- a CDS encoding zonular occludens toxin domain-containing protein yields MIYLITGNMGTGKTSKAVSMILNNEDGLFKMKLEDGTEVDRPLYFCHIDGLDAKKFNAHELTEEQIMSAPLRDIIPDGAVLIVDEAHYTYPVRSSGRAVPPYIQELTELRHHGHTVIMMTQHPQQLDIFVRNLISKHIHLERKALGTKQYSWYKCVTSLENPAAVSNTESKNFTPPKEAFKYYKSSSQHIKFKKKVPLAVWALILIIGFIGWKIYTVYGISQKAINPEQFETTSQVSASEPINKEADLNTAVQSQKINQDLKADDFIPTLAEKPESKPIYNNVRQVKTYERIAACIEGGKTGCTCYSDQATPLEEVTKEMCKQYARNGLPFNPYKEQDNSANNAQKAPTTS; encoded by the coding sequence ATGATTTATCTGATTACCGGCAACATGGGAACCGGCAAAACATCAAAAGCAGTTTCAATGATTTTAAACAACGAAGACGGATTGTTTAAAATGAAACTCGAAGACGGAACAGAAGTAGATAGGCCCTTATATTTTTGCCATATCGACGGACTAGACGCAAAAAAGTTCAACGCACACGAACTAACAGAAGAACAAATCATGTCCGCGCCGCTAAGAGACATCATCCCTGATGGCGCGGTTCTGATAGTAGACGAAGCACACTATACCTATCCGGTAAGATCATCAGGCCGAGCCGTACCGCCTTATATTCAAGAATTAACAGAATTAAGACATCACGGCCATACGGTTATCATGATGACACAACACCCGCAGCAGCTTGATATCTTCGTTAGAAACCTGATATCCAAGCACATCCATTTAGAAAGAAAAGCATTAGGAACAAAACAATATTCGTGGTACAAATGCGTAACCAGCTTAGAAAATCCCGCAGCTGTTTCAAATACAGAATCGAAGAATTTCACACCGCCCAAAGAAGCATTTAAATACTACAAATCATCAAGCCAGCACATCAAATTTAAGAAAAAAGTACCGTTGGCCGTTTGGGCTTTAATTCTGATAATCGGATTTATCGGCTGGAAAATCTATACAGTTTATGGAATATCACAAAAAGCCATAAATCCAGAACAGTTTGAAACAACATCACAAGTTTCAGCATCAGAGCCGATAAATAAAGAAGCAGATTTAAATACAGCAGTACAATCACAAAAAATCAATCAGGATTTGAAAGCAGACGATTTTATCCCGACGTTGGCCGAAAAACCCGAATCCAAACCGATTTACAACAACGTCCGCCAAGTCAAAACCTATGAGCGTATCGCCGCATGTATCGAAGGCGGAAAAACCGGCTGCACCTGCTACAGCGATCAAGCAACACCGCTGGAAGAAGTAACAAAAGAAATGTGCAAACAGTACGCAAGAAACGGCCTACCCTTTAATCCATACAAAGAACAGGACAACAGCGCAAACAACGCGCAAAAAGCCCCTACAACGTCCTAA
- a CDS encoding DUF2523 domain-containing protein, producing MPAALIPLIAFLLRMLIVKIIIATGLTFVSFAGYIAALNKFKEYFLNAANSMPEDIYNLLLIGGFGTGFNYLFGAFSFWVSMKALNKLTTVLPKG from the coding sequence ATGCCGGCTGCTCTAATTCCATTAATCGCATTTCTGTTAAGAATGCTGATAGTAAAGATCATCATTGCAACAGGACTAACGTTTGTATCATTCGCCGGCTATATTGCCGCATTGAATAAATTCAAAGAATACTTTTTAAATGCGGCAAACTCCATGCCTGAAGACATTTATAACCTTCTACTGATAGGCGGATTCGGAACAGGTTTTAACTATCTTTTCGGTGCGTTCTCTTTTTGGGTAAGCATGAAAGCATTGAACAAACTGACAACAGTATTACCGAAAGGATAA
- a CDS encoding IgG-binding virulence factor TspB family protein, with amino-acid sequence MLFSVPSYAEIRKYPIGNSSVNLEINHSKSVVTDFRVDGQRFSGRIIEPAIIEHSPTGLRSASTLPATIESTVSRAGVLAGVGKLARLGAKFSTRAVPYVGTALLAHDIYETFKEDIQEQGYQYDPKTDKFVKGYEYSNCIWYRVGDYPHEKLVNDSCYGVDSSTMRLMSDYSRFPEVKELMEARMEILGRKYWEKLRNRPDMVSYKNYNFGPCEFGWNGGGCSVHKGDDYRGFINFSLSRDPKYKEEMDAKKLEEILSLKVDANPDRFIKATGFPGYKEDVKIENGKIVMLGPVTGEDGKPKQIKITFGQDAQGNTTASVEEIQRPDLTPGSAEAPEIKPNPAPTPETNPKQKENPREADQDNPKPTPTPGETPSPNESPKDRREEKKPDGNGGLLCDLFPTILACADMGEPSENDFEGIAIPKAVNEETWSPDNMFSSSGVCPKDKTFHVFGKAFNVSYQPLCILMENVRFAVILGFIIMSAFITFGSLRKE; translated from the coding sequence ATGCTATTTTCAGTTCCTAGTTATGCTGAAATTAGGAAGTATCCTATCGGAAATTCTAGCGTTAATTTAGAAATTAATCATAGTAAATCTGTAGTTACAGATTTCAGAGTAGATGGACAACGTTTCTCAGGTCGTATTATAGAACCGGCCATCATCGAACACTCTCCCACCGGACTCCGCTCCGCCTCCACTCTCCCCGCAACAATAGAAAGTACCGTCTCCCGCGCCGGAGTCTTGGCAGGGGTCGGCAAACTCGCCCGCTTAGGCGCGAAATTCAGCACGAGGGCAGTTCCCTATGTCGGCACTGCCCTTTTAGCTCACGACATTTACGAAACATTTAAAGAAGACATTCAGGAACAAGGCTATCAATACGATCCCAAAACCGATAAATTTGTAAAAGGCTACGAATATAGTAATTGCATTTGGTACAGGGTGGGAGATTACCCCCATGAAAAGTTGGTAAATGATTCCTGCTATGGCGTCGACAGTTCGACTATGCGCCTTATGTCAGATTACAGCAGATTCCCAGAAGTTAAAGAACTGATGGAAGCCAGAATGGAAATTCTCGGCAGAAAGTATTGGGAAAAGTTAAGAAATCGTCCTGATATGGTTAGTTACAAAAATTACAATTTCGGACCTTGTGAATTCGGCTGGAACGGCGGAGGTTGTTCAGTTCATAAAGGAGATGATTATAGAGGTTTTATCAATTTTTCACTTTCAAGAGATCCAAAATACAAAGAAGAAATGGATGCCAAAAAGCTGGAAGAGATTTTATCCTTAAAAGTCGATGCCAATCCCGACAGATTTATCAAAGCAACAGGCTTTCCGGGCTACAAGGAAGATGTCAAAATCGAAAACGGCAAAATCGTAATGCTCGGCCCCGTAACAGGCGAAGACGGAAAGCCCAAGCAGATAAAAATCACATTCGGCCAAGACGCACAAGGCAACACAACGGCATCGGTAGAAGAGATACAGCGTCCCGATCTCACACCCGGAAGCGCAGAAGCACCCGAAATCAAGCCGAATCCAGCGCCTACGCCCGAAACCAATCCAAAGCAAAAAGAAAACCCGCGCGAAGCAGATCAAGACAATCCCAAACCCACGCCCACACCGGGCGAAACACCAAGCCCGAACGAAAGCCCGAAAGATCGGCGAGAAGAAAAGAAACCAGACGGAAACGGCGGATTGCTCTGTGATCTCTTTCCTACAATCTTAGCCTGTGCAGATATGGGCGAACCTTCAGAAAACGATTTTGAAGGCATAGCCATACCCAAAGCCGTAAATGAAGAAACGTGGTCGCCCGATAACATGTTTTCGTCAAGCGGAGTTTGTCCGAAAGACAAAACATTCCACGTTTTCGGAAAAGCGTTTAACGTCAGTTATCAGCCATTGTGTATATTAATGGAAAACGTCAGATTTGCCGTTATCCTCGGTTTTATCATCATGTCCGCGTTTATCACATTCGGATCATTGAGAAAGGAATAA